One genomic window of Garra rufa chromosome 2, GarRuf1.0, whole genome shotgun sequence includes the following:
- the vps26a gene encoding vacuolar protein sorting-associated protein 26A: MSFLGGLFGPVCEIDVILNDAESRKTAELKTEDGKLEKHYLFYDGESVSGKVNINVKQTGKRLEHQGIRIEFVGQIELFSDKSNTHEFVNLVKELALPGELTQNRSYDFEFMQVEKPYESYVGANVRLRYFLKVTIVRRLSDLVKEYDLIVHQLATYPDVNNSIKMEVGIEDCLHIEFEYNKSKYHLKDVIVGKIYFLLVRIKIQHMELQLIKKEMTGIGPSTTTETETVAKYEIMDGAPVKGESIPIRLFLAGYDLTATMRDVNKKFSVRYFLNLVLVDEEDRRYFKQQEIVLWRKAPEKLRKRNFHQRYESPEPRPSLSAEQPEM, encoded by the exons ATG AGTTTCCTTGGAGGTCTGTTTGGTCCTGTGTGTGAAATCGATGTCATTCTGAACGATGCCGAAAGCAGAAAAACAGCCGAGCTGAAGACTGAGGATGGCAAATTGGAGAAGCATTATCTGTTTTATGATGGAGAATCAGTTTCAGGAAAG GTAAATATCAATGTGAAACAAACAGGCAAAAGGCTTGAACATCAGGGAATTCGCATTGAGTTTGTAGGACAAATCG AGCTCTTCAGTGATAAAAGTAATACTCATGAGTTTGTAAACCTTGTGAAAGAGCTCGCTTTGCCTGGAGAGCTGACACAGAACCGCAGCTATGACTTTGAGTTCATGCAGGTGGAAAAGCCATACGAGTCTTACGTTGGAGCGAACGTGCGATTGAG GTATTTTCTTAAAGTTACCATTGTGAGGAGGCTGTCTGATTTGGTAAAGGAGTATGACCTTATTGTGCATCAGCTGGCCACCTACCCTGACGTCAACAACTCTATCAAAATGGAAGTGGGCATTGAAGACTGCTTACATATAGAGTTTGAATATAATAAGTCCAA GTATCACCTCAAAGATGTAATTGTGGGTAAAATCTACTTCCTACTTGTACGGATTAAAATCCAACACATGGAGCTTCAGTTGATCAAGAAAGAAATGACAGGAATTG GACCGAGCACGACTACTGAGACAGAGACTGTGGCCAAATATGAAATTATGGATGGAGCGCCAGTCAAAG gTGAATCCATTCCTATTCGCCTTTTCCTGGCTGGTTATGACCTTACAGCCACAATGAGAGATGTAAATAAGAAGTTCTCCGTGAGGTACTTTTTGAACTTGGTGCTTGTGGATGAAGAGGATAGGAGATACTTCAAACAACAG GAAATCGTTTTGTGGAGGAAGGCACCAGAGAAACTGCGGAAACGGAACTTTCATCAGCGCTACGAGTCACCTGAGCCTCGGCCGAGTCTCTCAGCCGAGCAGCCGGAAATGTGA